One region of Trinickia violacea genomic DNA includes:
- a CDS encoding ATP-dependent acyl-CoA ligase, protein MGDAPLFSDRSTSWTGSDALAAASRRAGALKAAGIAPGDRVALMCSNRVEFMEIVLGCGWLGAVVVPINTASRGMPLQHMLANSGARLLVAESSLTSAIAGLELSTLALERVWLIDDGNAEASLPLACEPIPPLGEAVDASNVGPGDTLAILYTSGTSGLSKGVVCPHAQFYWWGVYVASHIGMTREDILYTVLPLFHTNALNSFFQALISGASLIVDTRFSASRFFAALIETRATVTFLLGAMVPILLSKPSTDAERAHQVRIALAPGVPEQFHDPFTERCSIRLLDGFGSTETNCVLGRGFSDQRPGWMGRVAAGFEARVVDEHDEPVPDGQTGELLLRATEPFAFATGYFGMPEKTVEAWRNLWFHTGDRVVRDADGYYKFVDRLKDAIRRRGENISSYEVEQTLLSHPDIETAAVYAVRSELAEDEVMAAVVLKAGSTLTPAALVAYCEPRLAYFAIPRFIEFMRDLPKTENGKIQKYKLRERGIVSGTWDREAAGYHLKRA, encoded by the coding sequence ACCGCGTGGAATTCATGGAAATCGTGCTTGGCTGCGGGTGGCTCGGCGCCGTCGTCGTGCCGATCAATACGGCGTCGCGCGGCATGCCGCTACAGCACATGCTTGCCAACTCGGGAGCACGGCTGCTGGTCGCCGAGTCGTCGCTCACCAGCGCCATTGCCGGCCTGGAACTGTCGACGCTCGCCTTGGAGCGCGTGTGGCTCATTGACGACGGCAACGCTGAAGCATCGCTGCCGCTCGCGTGCGAACCCATTCCGCCGCTCGGCGAGGCGGTCGATGCGTCCAACGTCGGACCAGGCGACACGCTCGCCATTCTTTACACCTCGGGGACGTCCGGCCTGTCGAAGGGCGTCGTTTGCCCTCATGCGCAGTTTTACTGGTGGGGTGTCTACGTGGCGTCGCATATCGGCATGACGCGCGAAGACATTCTGTACACGGTTCTTCCGCTGTTCCACACCAACGCGCTGAACAGCTTTTTTCAGGCGCTGATTTCGGGTGCGTCGCTGATCGTCGACACGCGGTTCTCGGCGAGCCGCTTCTTCGCCGCGCTGATCGAAACGCGCGCGACGGTGACCTTTCTGCTCGGTGCGATGGTTCCGATCCTGCTGTCGAAGCCGTCGACCGACGCCGAGCGTGCCCATCAGGTCAGGATCGCATTGGCGCCCGGTGTGCCCGAGCAGTTCCATGACCCATTTACCGAGCGCTGCTCAATCCGGCTGCTCGATGGATTCGGCTCCACCGAGACCAACTGCGTGCTCGGGCGCGGCTTTTCGGATCAGCGTCCGGGATGGATGGGGCGCGTCGCAGCGGGCTTCGAAGCGCGCGTGGTCGACGAACACGATGAGCCGGTTCCGGACGGGCAAACGGGCGAGCTGCTGTTGCGCGCCACCGAGCCTTTCGCGTTCGCGACCGGTTACTTTGGCATGCCCGAGAAGACGGTCGAGGCGTGGCGAAACCTCTGGTTTCACACGGGTGACCGGGTGGTGCGCGATGCCGACGGCTACTACAAGTTCGTGGATCGCCTGAAGGACGCGATCCGGCGCCGCGGCGAAAACATCTCGTCCTACGAGGTCGAGCAGACCTTGCTCAGCCATCCGGATATCGAAACCGCCGCCGTGTATGCCGTGCGCTCGGAGCTGGCCGAAGACGAGGTGATGGCGGCGGTCGTATTGAAAGCCGGTTCGACGCTCACACCGGCGGCGCTCGTCGCGTATTGCGAACCTCGTCTTGCGTATTTCGCGATCCCGCGCTTCATCGAATTCATGCGCGATTTGCCGAAGACGGAGAACGGCAAGATCCAGAAATACAAGCTGCGCGAGCGCGGGATCGTCAGCGGCACATGGGACCGTGAGGCCGCGGGCTATCACTTGAAGCGGGCCTGA